DNA from Aquaspirillum sp. LM1:
GCTCCAGGTCCTTGAGCGTCTGTTGCAGCGGATGAACCGGCGCATCGGCCAGCCACGGCGTTTCAGATCCATTGCGCCACTCGGTGAGCAGCTTGCACAGCCCTGCGTAGCCGAGCTTCTTCTTGCCTTGCTCGTAGCGCTCCTTTTGCAAGGCCAATGCCTTGTTGAACACGAAGCGGCACGAGCCAGCAAAGCGGCGCATGTCGCGCTGCTGTTGGCCGGTCGGCATCAGTTCGTATTTGTAGGCTTGAAGGCGTTGCATACGGGTATTTTTACAGCCCACCCCCATCGACGGCAAGGACGGCTACGCCGTCCGCGCTATCCTTCCTCGCCCTGAACGGTGGGGCTTGCCGTGCACCGGGTCAATCTGTCAATGGTGAGTGACACGTCCGATACTGACACGGTCCTGGCCGACCCAAGCACCACGCAGGATACCCCCAGCCGCTACCGGGTTGATGGGCCGCGCCAGGTGATGCATCTGCGCACCACCCTGCCCGCTCAGCGACACGCCAGTGCCGCCAGCACGGCGTCGCTGAGTGCCGCCGGGTGGGCCGTGATGCGCAGCAGGTGATTGGCCGCCGGGTGCGGCGGTCGGTGCAGGGCAATCCCCTGCGCCAGCAAAGCCTGCTGGATGCGCTCGGCTTCCTGGCTGTCGGCGCAGGCCAGGCAGACAAAGTTGGTCGATGACGGAAACGGCTGCCGGCCACGCGCCAGCAAGGCGGCGCTCAGTTGTTCACGCAGCTGCAGCGTATGCTGGCACAGGGCCGGCGCGTAAGCCGGATCGGCCAGCACGGTCTGCGCGGCCGCCTGCGCCCAGCTGGACAGGGCAAACTGCGGGCGAATCTGGTCTGCCTTGGCTATCAGGCTCGCCTCGCCCAGCGCATAGCCCACTCGCAAGCCGGCCAGCGCATACGCCTTGGACAAGGTGCGCAAACGCAGTGTGCCCGGCAACACCCCAGCTGGCGGAGCCTTGGCCGGGTCGATGAACTCCACATAGGCTTCATCCAGCAGCAACAGCGTGTCCGGATTCAGCGCGGCACGCAACGCCAGAATCACCTCTGCCGGCCAGGCGTAGCCGGTTGGGTTATCCGGATTGGCCAGATACAGCACCGCCGCGCGCTCCGCGTTGGCGGTTGCCACCAGCGCCGCCCAATCCGGGCGCAGGCCCTGTGCATATGGCTGGTAAGGCACCTCCACCAGCCGCGCGCCCACCCCTTCGGCAAAATAACGAAAAGTCGGATAACTGCCCGCCGTGGTCACCACCGGATCGCCAGGATTCACGCACAGCCGCAAGGCCAGCAGAATCAGGCTGTCTGCTCCGGCGTCGATCACCACCTGCTCGGGCTGGCAGCCGGCCAGGGTGGCCAGTTGCTCGCGCAGCGCCAGTGCATACGGGTCGGGATAGAGCCGGGCCAGATCCGCCAGCGCCGGGCCAAAGGCCGCCACCAGCGGCGACGCCGGCTCGGCCAGGCCTTCGTTGGAGCCAATGCGCACCGGCACGGCATGGCCCAGCCGACGCTCCAGCTTCACAATGCCGGGAAAGGGGTTGACGATGGTGTGTTCGGCCAGATGGCGGGCGTAACGAGGCATGCAGACGACTCCTGACAGACTGCGCCCAGGCGGCGCAATGGACAAGGCGTCAGTATCGCCCAGCCCGCGAGGGCGCGCATGTCCGGAATGTGCTGAGCTTATGCAGAGGAGGGGGGATGCAGCGGCAGGCGGCCTTGCCAGGCGGTGACGCACAGCGCCCGGCAAGGCAAGACGGCTTAATCCTGCAGGCGGAATTCCGCGCTGCGTGCGTGCGCGGTCAGGCCTTCACCGTGGGCCAGGGTGCTGGCGATGCGGCCCAGCGTCTGTGCGCCAACGGCGGACACTTCAATCAGGCTGGTGCGCTTCTGGAAGTCGTATACCCCCAGCGGGCTGGCAAAGCGGGCGGTGCGGCTGGTGGGCAGCACGTGGTTGGGGCCGGCACAGTAGTCGCCCAGGCTTTCCGAGGCAAAGCGGCCCATGAAGATGGCACCGGCGTGCTTGAGCTTGGGCAGCCAGGCCGCTGGCTCGGCCACCGACAGCTCCAGATGTTCCGGGGCAATGAAGTTGGCAATCTGGCAGGCTTCATCCAGGTCAGCCACCTGAATCAGCGCACCGCGACCCGACAGCGAGGCGCGGATGATGTCCTGGCGCGGCATCTCCGGCAGCAGGCGCTCGATACTGGCACGCACACGGGCAATAAAGTCGGCATCCGGACACAGCAGGATGGCCTGGGCGATTTCGTCGTGCTCGGCCTGGCTGAACAGGTCCATGGCAATCCAGTCCGGGTCGGTCTGGCCGTCGCAAATCACCAGGATTTCCGACGGGCCGGCCACCATGTCGATGCCAACCACGCCAAACACCCGGCGCTTGGCGGCGGCCACGTAGGCGTTGCCGGGGCCGGTGATCTTGTCCACTGCCGGGATGGTTTCGGTGCCGTAGGCCAGCGCGGCCACCGCCTGGGCACCGCCGACGGTGAACACGCGATCCACGCCGGCAATGCGCGCGGCGGCCAGCACGATGTCGTTACGTTCCCCGCCCGGAGTCGGTGCCACCATAATGATTTCGCCCACGCCGGCGACCTTGGCCGGGATGGCGTTCATCAGCACCGACGACGGGTAGGACGCCTTGCCGCCGGGTACATAAATGCCGACGCGGTCCAGCGCGGTGACTTGCTGGCCCAGCCGGGTGCCGTCAGCCTCGGTATAGCTCCACGACTGCATCACCTGGCGCTCATGGTAGCTGCGCACGCGCTCGGCAGCGGCTTCCAGCGCGGCGCGGGTGGCGGCGGGCAGGCGTCGCAGCGCGGCGTCGAGTTCCGCCTGACTCAGCTCCAGCTGGCTGGCGTCGGACACGCTCAGGCGGTCGAAGCGGGCGGTATATTCCATCAGCGCGGCGTTGCCACGGGTTTGCACGTTGGCAATGATCTCGGCCACGGCATGGTCCACCGCCGGGTCCTGCGCGGTTTCAAACGCCAGCAAGTGGTGCAGCGCGGCGTCAAAGCCAGGCTGACGGGAATCAAGCAGATGCATCATGTCGGGTATCCAGCTAAAGGAATGTTAAACAAGGTCATCGCACCCGCTGCAAAAACAGGGGGGAAGGGGCAGGCTGCGCGGCGCACCAAGGCGGATGGAGGCAAGCGGGCGCGGCACCCGGTTACGACAGGCCAACCTTGACCCCCAGCGCCACCAGCACCCCGCCCAGCAGGCGGTCGATGCGGCCCTGCACCCGGCGCAGGCTGCCCAGCACGGCAGGATGCTGCACCGCCAGCACCACCAGCGGCCAGTACACCACCCCCAGCAGCAGGATGATCAGGCCGATCAGGGCTTTTTCGGCCAGGCTGGAATCAGGGCGCAGCAGCTGGGTGAACACGCTGAAGAAAAACAGCGTGGCCTTGGGGTTGAGCAGATTGCACAGCAGGCCCTCCCAGAACGCCCGCCGCAGGCTGACCGGCTGGCGTGGGTGTGCCGTCGGACCGTCGCCCAGCGCGTCGGTGCGGCTGAACAGCGCCTGCACGCCAATCCAGATCAGGTAGCCGGCCCCCGCATACTTGAGCAGGCCAAACAGCCAGGGCGTCTGGGCGATGATCAGCGCCAGACCCAGAATGCAATAGCTCATGTGCACGGCAATGCCCAGATTGATGCCCAGCGTGGTCATCAACGCCGCCTGGCGCGAATGGCGCGCGGCGTTTTTCACCACCAGCACAAAATCCGGGCCTGGGCTGACCATGGCCAGGGTGGCAATCACCGTCACGGTAAGGGCGGATTCCCACATTGGGCGTCTCCTGACGATCCGGCCTGCGCCGGATTCAGCGGGTGAGCGTGGCCGCGAAGGCGTCGATCACCGGGCGGATGGCGGCGTGCTTGAGCTTGAGCGCCGCCTGGTTGACGATCAGTTGCGAGCTGATGTCGAGAATATGCTCGACCGGGGTCAGGTTATTGGCTTTCAGCGTGCCACCGGTAGACACCAGATCGACAATCGCATCGGCCAGCCCCACCAGCGGGGCCAGCTCCATCGAGCCATACAGCTTGATCACGTCCACATGCACGCCCTTGGCGGCAAAGTGTTCGCGGGCAATATTCGGGTACTTGGTGGCCACCGACAGGCGCGCGCCATGCTGCACGGCGGCGGCGTAGTCAAAGCCATTGGGCGCAGCCACCATCATCTTGCAGCAGGCAATGTTCAGGTCCAGCGGCTGATAGAGGCCAGCACCGCCATGCTCGATCAGCACATCGCGCCCGGCAATGCCCAGGTCGGCTGCGCCGTGTTGCACATAGGTGGGGACATCGGTGGCGCGCACAATCACCAGCCGGACGTCGGGCTGGTTGGTGGCCAGAATCAGCTTGCGGGAGGATTCCGGGTCTTCGGCGGGGATGATGCCAGCCGCAGCCAGAAGCGGCAGCGTTTCATCAAAGATCCGCCCCTTGGAGAGGGCAATGGTGAGCATGCGGGCAGCGCCGTATCAAGCAAAACCCCGATTTTAGCGGGATCAGGCCGAAATGGACAGGCCGGATGCCGCGCCCAGGGCGTTTCGGGGCGGGCGCAGGCCGGCACCCTGCCGCGTGTGCCGCAGCCAGTGCCTTGGGGAAGCACTGATTTATTCAGAAAAATCGTGTTTGCCAAAAGCAAAACCCAGCAAAATCAACACCCTGGATTCCCGCCTTTGTGGGAATGACGATTTTTTCAGCGTTTCCTCAGCAAAGTATTCTCTCGGTGCATTTGGCACGACCCTCAATCAATATGCCAAAGCATAATTCTGACAACATCCCCTCAAAAACAAGCATCCACACCATCATCACGCTTCTTGCCGCATTGCGCCAAAACAAGCAGCCAGCATATGCTCGGATCACATAATTAAAAAGCATAATTCTGACAACCAACCCGGCTTAATCTCGATCAGACAAGGAAAAGCCCGACGCACAAAACCATTTTATTTGTAGGGATACTTCGATCCTGCTACCCTGCCAGCGCCGGATAACCATGTATTTGTATCGCAAAGCAATTTTATTTCATCCTGAGCGCGGTATAATTCGGCTAATATTCAGAACAATCATCTTCCGCCACGCCTGCCAAGGATACGCTGATTCATTCAGAAAAACCGTGTTCGCCAAAATTAAAACATAGCAAAATCAACATCCTGGCCTCCCACCCTCGCGGGAATGGTGGTTTTTTCAGCGTCCCCCTAAATTCACGCCCGCTAAATTGTTGAGGAGCTTCAAATTGGCCCATTTGCCAAACCAACTGCGTTTCCCGCCAGGGCATTGGACCAGGGGGGCGGTGTTGTTGTGCGTCAGCAGTCTGGCCATGGCGCAGGAAGTGCCAGGTATTCCCGCGCTGGACCGCCAGGTGGATGAAGCGTTTCGTCAGGTGCTGAAAACCCCGGCCAACCATGAAATCGGCCTGCAATACGCCCGGCTGCTGATTGCCGCCGGCAATTACGAAGGCGGCGTGGCCGCGCTGGAGCGTCTGCTGCTGAACGCCGACCCGCAGCCGGCCATCCGGGTGGAGCTGGCGGTGCTGTACTACCGGCTGGGCTCATACCAGATGTCGGAAAGCCTGTTGCGTCAGGCACTGGACGACGCCCGGCTGGCCAGCGAACAGCGCACGATGGCGCAAACCCTGCTGCGCGATGTCAGCGCCCGCAATCAGCCCTCGCAGCTGACCGGGGTGGTGATGCTCGGCGTGC
Protein-coding regions in this window:
- a CDS encoding aminotransferase class I/II-fold pyridoxal phosphate-dependent enzyme, whose amino-acid sequence is MPRYARHLAEHTIVNPFPGIVKLERRLGHAVPVRIGSNEGLAEPASPLVAAFGPALADLARLYPDPYALALREQLATLAGCQPEQVVIDAGADSLILLALRLCVNPGDPVVTTAGSYPTFRYFAEGVGARLVEVPYQPYAQGLRPDWAALVATANAERAAVLYLANPDNPTGYAWPAEVILALRAALNPDTLLLLDEAYVEFIDPAKAPPAGVLPGTLRLRTLSKAYALAGLRVGYALGEASLIAKADQIRPQFALSSWAQAAAQTVLADPAYAPALCQHTLQLREQLSAALLARGRQPFPSSTNFVCLACADSQEAERIQQALLAQGIALHRPPHPAANHLLRITAHPAALSDAVLAALACR
- the hisD gene encoding histidinol dehydrogenase, with product MHLLDSRQPGFDAALHHLLAFETAQDPAVDHAVAEIIANVQTRGNAALMEYTARFDRLSVSDASQLELSQAELDAALRRLPAATRAALEAAAERVRSYHERQVMQSWSYTEADGTRLGQQVTALDRVGIYVPGGKASYPSSVLMNAIPAKVAGVGEIIMVAPTPGGERNDIVLAAARIAGVDRVFTVGGAQAVAALAYGTETIPAVDKITGPGNAYVAAAKRRVFGVVGIDMVAGPSEILVICDGQTDPDWIAMDLFSQAEHDEIAQAILLCPDADFIARVRASIERLLPEMPRQDIIRASLSGRGALIQVADLDEACQIANFIAPEHLELSVAEPAAWLPKLKHAGAIFMGRFASESLGDYCAGPNHVLPTSRTARFASPLGVYDFQKRTSLIEVSAVGAQTLGRIASTLAHGEGLTAHARSAEFRLQD
- a CDS encoding LysE family translocator; this translates as MWESALTVTVIATLAMVSPGPDFVLVVKNAARHSRQAALMTTLGINLGIAVHMSYCILGLALIIAQTPWLFGLLKYAGAGYLIWIGVQALFSRTDALGDGPTAHPRQPVSLRRAFWEGLLCNLLNPKATLFFFSVFTQLLRPDSSLAEKALIGLIILLLGVVYWPLVVLAVQHPAVLGSLRRVQGRIDRLLGGVLVALGVKVGLS
- the hisG gene encoding ATP phosphoribosyltransferase produces the protein MLTIALSKGRIFDETLPLLAAAGIIPAEDPESSRKLILATNQPDVRLVIVRATDVPTYVQHGAADLGIAGRDVLIEHGGAGLYQPLDLNIACCKMMVAAPNGFDYAAAVQHGARLSVATKYPNIAREHFAAKGVHVDVIKLYGSMELAPLVGLADAIVDLVSTGGTLKANNLTPVEHILDISSQLIVNQAALKLKHAAIRPVIDAFAATLTR